In the genome of Hyphobacterium sp. CCMP332, one region contains:
- a CDS encoding arsenite methyltransferase, whose protein sequence is MKNSEELKQIVKDKYSKIATQEIEVNKASCCGATVTSKEVYNIMSEDYNQLEGYASEADLGLGCGLPTQFAKINKGDTVIDLGSGAGNDCFVARHECGSEGKVIGIDFTREMIDRARQNAEKLNFNNVEFREGDIDNMPVNDNVADVIVSNCVLNLVPNKKKVIAEIFRTLKPGGHFSISDIVLVGELPEALKEDAEMYAGCVAGAIQKDDYIQFIEQAGFKNIIIQKESSIEIPNDILSKYLSETEMAEFNRGGSGIFSISVYAEKPGEKSKSNIKSEEIAQEACCEPGSGCC, encoded by the coding sequence ATGAAAAACTCAGAGGAACTTAAGCAAATCGTAAAAGACAAATACTCCAAAATTGCGACACAGGAGATTGAAGTCAATAAAGCTTCCTGTTGTGGTGCAACGGTAACTTCAAAAGAGGTTTATAACATAATGTCCGAAGACTATAATCAATTGGAGGGCTATGCTTCTGAAGCCGATTTGGGTCTCGGATGTGGATTACCCACCCAATTTGCAAAAATAAATAAAGGTGATACCGTGATCGATCTGGGTTCAGGTGCGGGAAACGACTGTTTTGTGGCGCGTCATGAATGCGGATCGGAAGGCAAAGTCATTGGTATCGACTTTACAAGAGAAATGATAGACCGAGCCAGGCAAAATGCCGAAAAACTGAATTTTAACAATGTTGAATTCAGAGAAGGTGATATCGACAATATGCCGGTAAATGATAATGTCGCCGATGTTATCGTAAGCAATTGTGTTTTGAACCTCGTTCCCAATAAGAAAAAGGTGATCGCAGAAATTTTTAGAACCCTAAAACCGGGAGGGCATTTTAGCATTTCGGATATTGTATTGGTCGGTGAATTGCCTGAAGCATTAAAAGAAGATGCGGAAATGTATGCGGGTTGCGTGGCAGGTGCCATTCAGAAAGATGATTATATACAATTCATTGAACAGGCCGGATTCAAAAATATCATTATCCAAAAGGAAAGTTCGATTGAAATTCCCAATGATATTCTAAGCAAGTATTTGAGTGAAACTGAAATGGCCGAATTCAATCGTGGCGGTAGCGGTATTTTTAGCATTAGTGTATATGCAGAAAAACCGGGTGAAAAATCCAAATCAAATATAAAAAGCGAAGAAATTGCCCAAGAGGCCTGTTGTGAACCCGGATCGGGCTGTTGCTAA
- a CDS encoding TetR/AcrR family transcriptional regulator has protein sequence MPRSKAFDKNKVLKKAELLFWKKGYHATSMQDLVDHLGINRASIYDTFGNKWGLFKMAFELYIFEYTEKLNDSLDTELDPKDSLGRFFENAIDESVKDKDKKGCFIVNTIAELIPGEKELEQLLDDTRALIQNHFQEFIKRGQEHGKIPKEKDPKAIAFILYSYYNGLKVLVKTNPANALLKKSLKEFLNILD, from the coding sequence ATGCCAAGATCTAAAGCTTTTGATAAGAATAAAGTCCTGAAAAAGGCCGAATTACTTTTTTGGAAAAAAGGATATCACGCAACATCCATGCAGGATTTGGTTGATCATTTGGGCATAAACCGCGCGAGCATATACGATACTTTTGGCAATAAATGGGGCTTGTTCAAAATGGCTTTTGAGCTTTATATTTTTGAATACACCGAAAAATTAAACGATAGCCTGGATACTGAACTGGACCCGAAAGATTCCTTGGGCCGATTTTTTGAGAATGCCATCGATGAGTCAGTAAAGGATAAGGATAAAAAAGGCTGTTTTATTGTAAATACTATTGCTGAGTTGATACCGGGAGAAAAAGAACTTGAGCAATTATTGGATGATACAAGAGCATTGATACAAAATCACTTTCAGGAATTTATCAAAAGAGGACAGGAGCATGGCAAAATCCCAAAAGAAAAGGACCCCAAAGCCATTGCATTTATTTTATATTCCTATTACAATGGCCTTAAAGTCCTGGTTAAAACTAATCCTGCAAATGCGCTTTTAAAAAAATCTTTAAAAGAGTTTCTGAATATTCTGGATTAG